A section of the Drosophila subobscura isolate 14011-0131.10 chromosome A, UCBerk_Dsub_1.0, whole genome shotgun sequence genome encodes:
- the LOC117903789 gene encoding protein grainyhead-like encodes MTTTISKQELQQQQQQQQQQQHQAITIHSSSMTAAGGGGYSLAAGTGPPLAASQSQYDTLNNNYGSSLTTTNNNSETPPRRSLLNFKSLDFHIKSLYSGLRNGSTSPSTSTSPSNPNSSASAGVQLPAADGVQRRMPYLRIESVDPEAEPGGATAAGAGPFSRRESLAGQRLQVSPSLLSPYSGGVGGGGAAGGGGTGASLLMPSPDGSTIRRSSTSDIVACRRGGGSQDSRRPSTSDLLRRARERRGSEARMGRSVSHGGLTRGGGSFGGGLGGRRTSMAF; translated from the coding sequence ATGACGACAACAATAAGCAAGCAAGaactacaacagcagcagcagcagcagcagcagcagcagcatcaggccATCACCATTCACAGTAGCTCGAtgacagcagctggaggaggaggatacTCGttagcagcaggaacaggaccACCACTTGCCGCCTCACAGTCACAATATGACAcgctcaacaacaactacgGCAGCAGCCTCACGACTACCAATAACAACAGCGAGACACCGCCACGTCGCTCCCTGCTCAACTTCAAGTCCCTGGACTTTCACATCAAGTCCCTCTACAGTGGCCTGCGCAACGGCAGCACCagtcccagcaccagcaccagccccagcaaTCCGAACAGCTCAGCGTCGGCTGGTGTGCAGCTGCCAGCGGCGGATGGAGTGCAACGACGGATGCCGTATCTGCGCATCGAAAGCGTCGACCCGGAGGCAGAGCCGGGTGGAGCAACGGCAGCCGGAGCTGGACCATTCTCCAGGCGAGAGTCGTTGGCGGGTCAGCGATTGCAGGTCTCGCCCAGCCTCCTCTCCCCGTACAGCGGTGGTGTAGGTGGAGGAGGCGCAGCAGGTGGGGGTGGAACTGGAGCCAGCCTGCTGATGCCCTCACCGGATGGCTCAACCATACGccgctcctccacctccgaCATTGTGGCCTGCCGCCGTGGCGGCGGATCCCAGGACAGTCGCCGGCCCAGCACCTCGGATCTGCTGCGGCGGGCCAGGGAGAGGCGGGGCAGCGAGGCGCGCATGGGTCGCAGTGTCTCGCACGGTGGACTGACGCGCGGAGGTGGCTCCTTTGGCGGTGGACTGGGTGGCAGACGCACCAGCATGGCCTTCTAG